One genomic region from Ooceraea biroi isolate clonal line C1 unplaced genomic scaffold, Obir_v5.4 UnassembledTig112, whole genome shotgun sequence encodes:
- the LOC113563475 gene encoding uncharacterized protein LOC113563475 encodes MYSAEGSSMNYYVPLQDAETPPKQCTSISVCDLSVLPTSRAVRILGRRYALTATGYKYLEIGINVGPPSYVEIVIGDHRGNELILSLQTWKGLYEQRWDIQNRLRKDVRGRSISVGPLTVRFSESPVCDTKLVCLDSSNVRLMMTESTFFTMINLDLCIELTYTQLDRVVEIVDTKFVQYSNITSAETKDASNAIRASECFNDNHIIDCELLALVFGKPMYTNIQ; translated from the exons ATGTACTCCGCCGAGGGAAGCAGCATGAACTATTACGTTCCGCTTCAGGACGCTGAAACTCCACCGAAGCAATGTACCAG tatttctgtttgtGATCTTAGCGTTTTACCCACGAGTCGTGCGGTTCGCATACTGGGCAGGCGATACGCGCTGACGGCTACAGGGTATAAGTACTTGGAAATCGGCATCAACGTCGGTCCACCGAGCTACGTCGAGATCGTAATAGGCGATCATCGCGGGAACGAACTCATCCTGTCTCTTCAAACGTGGAAGGGACTCTACGAACAACGATGGGACATTCAGAACCGTCTCCGCAAGGATGTTCGCGGTCGTTCTATCAGCGTTGGGCCGTTGACGGTGCGATTCAGTGAGAGTCCAGTGTGTGATACCAAACTCGTTTGTCTGGATTCGTCAAACGTACGGTTGATGATGACCGAATCGACGTTCTTCACCATGATTAACCTGGACCTCTGCATCGAGCTGACGTACACTCAGTTGGATCGTGTCGTCGAAATAGTCGATACAAAGTTCGTACAATATTCGAATATCACGTCCGCCGAGACTAAGGATGCGTCGAACGCCATACGCGCCAGCGAATGCTTCAACGATAATCACATTATAGATTGTGAGCTGTTGGCTCTAGTTTTTGGTAAACCGATGTATACCaacatacaataa